Proteins encoded together in one Nitrospinota bacterium window:
- the sixA gene encoding phosphohistidine phosphatase SixA, with protein sequence MKLYLVQHGEATTEEINKEKPLTKKGISDVNKIATFLRDAGISVNSIFHSTKLRAKESAKILADILNPECQVIEKNSLSPNDSVENIYAEILERTDDLMIVGHLPFLSKLVSKLILYSEDKSIIRFRQGGIARLERNDTGSWEIDWFITPDLLREES encoded by the coding sequence ATGAAGTTGTATCTTGTTCAGCATGGTGAGGCAACTACAGAAGAGATAAACAAGGAAAAGCCTCTTACAAAGAAGGGGATATCAGACGTAAATAAAATAGCTACATTTCTTAGAGATGCTGGTATCAGTGTAAATTCTATCTTTCATAGCACAAAATTGCGAGCTAAAGAGTCAGCAAAGATTTTAGCCGATATCTTAAATCCAGAATGTCAGGTTATTGAAAAAAACTCCCTTTCTCCTAATGATTCCGTTGAGAATATCTATGCGGAGATTTTAGAGAGAACAGATGATTTAATGATTGTTGGACATCTGCCATTCCTTTCTAAACTAGTATCAAAGTTGATTCTGTATTCTGAAGATAAAAGTATAATAAGATTTAGGCAGGGTGGAATTGCTCGGCTGGAAAGAAACGATACAGGTTCCTGGGAGATTGATTGGTTCATAACCCCTGATTTATTGAGAGAAGAGTCGTAA